Proteins from a single region of Gammaproteobacteria bacterium:
- a CDS encoding ABC transporter ATP-binding protein: MPALIEIRGVSKVYERGRQRLEVLRRIDLDIPQGDFLALMGPSGSGKTTLLNMLAGIDTPTSGSITVAGRRIDTLTATELARWRAAHVGFIFQFYNLLPMLTAQKNVELPLLLTRLSAAERRRNARIALDLVGLGDRVGHKPGELSGGQQQRVAIARAIVSDPTLLVCDEPTGDLDRHSAEEVLTLLQRLNRDYGKTMIMVTHDPKAAEYARRILHLDKGSLVEAQAVA, encoded by the coding sequence ATGCCGGCGTTGATCGAGATCCGCGGTGTCAGCAAGGTGTACGAGCGCGGGCGGCAGAGGCTCGAGGTGCTGCGCCGCATCGACCTCGACATCCCGCAGGGGGATTTCCTCGCGCTGATGGGGCCGTCGGGTTCGGGCAAGACCACGCTGCTCAACATGCTCGCGGGCATCGATACGCCGACCTCCGGCAGCATCACGGTCGCCGGCCGCCGCATCGACACGCTTACCGCCACCGAGCTGGCGCGCTGGCGCGCGGCCCATGTCGGCTTCATCTTCCAGTTCTACAACCTGCTGCCGATGCTCACGGCGCAGAAGAACGTCGAGCTGCCCCTGCTGCTGACGCGCCTCTCCGCCGCGGAGCGGCGGCGCAATGCGCGCATCGCGCTTGATCTGGTCGGTCTCGGCGACCGCGTCGGACACAAGCCCGGCGAGCTGTCGGGCGGGCAGCAGCAGCGCGTCGCAATCGCGCGCGCGATCGTGTCGGATCCGACCCTGCTGGTGTGCGACGAGCCCACCGGCGACCTCGACCGCCATTCCGCCGAAGAGGTGCTGACCCTGCTGCAGCGCCTGAACCGGGACTATGGCAAGACCATGATCATGGTGACCCATGATCCCAAGGCCGCCGAATACGCGCGGCGCATCCTGCACCTGGACAAGGGCTCGCTGGTCGAGGCGCAGGCGGTGGCGTGA
- a CDS encoding FtsX-like permease family protein codes for MKYLHLIWMGLRRKRTRTLLTLLSVAAAFALFGLLDAVRVAFTAPQNLAGIDRLIVSSRFSIIQPLPFAHLARMQAVPGVREIAYANWFGGVYQDPKNFFPTIAVSPQSFLDIHPEILIEPGQRQAFIATRTGTIVGAALAERFGWKVGDKIPLQATIFPNKDGSILWALDLVGIFRAAQPELRGMEQQLFFNFAYFDEAREFGQGTVGWYIVKVDDPAQVDRIALAIDRLFANSSDETKSQSERDFQLSFAKQIGDIGLIVTAIMGAVFFALVLLTGNTMAQAIRDRIPELAVLKTLGFTHRLILSIVLAESMLLLVLGGVGGLVTARLSLPVISAASGGQFDLPMAPQTWWLGTALALLIGVVVGLPPALRAMRLSIVDALSGR; via the coding sequence GTGAAATACCTGCACCTCATCTGGATGGGCCTGCGGCGCAAGCGGACGCGCACATTGCTCACGCTGCTGTCGGTGGCCGCGGCCTTCGCGCTGTTCGGTCTGCTCGACGCCGTGCGCGTCGCCTTCACCGCGCCGCAGAACCTCGCCGGTATCGACCGCCTGATCGTGTCCTCACGCTTCTCCATCATCCAGCCGCTGCCGTTCGCGCATCTGGCGCGCATGCAGGCCGTGCCCGGCGTGCGCGAGATTGCCTATGCCAACTGGTTCGGCGGCGTCTACCAGGATCCCAAGAACTTCTTTCCCACCATTGCCGTCAGCCCGCAGTCCTTCCTGGACATCCATCCGGAGATACTCATTGAGCCCGGTCAGCGGCAGGCCTTCATCGCCACGCGCACCGGCACGATCGTCGGCGCGGCCCTGGCGGAGCGCTTCGGCTGGAAGGTCGGCGACAAGATACCGCTGCAGGCCACCATCTTTCCCAACAAGGACGGCAGCATCCTGTGGGCGCTGGACCTGGTCGGCATCTTCCGCGCCGCGCAGCCGGAGCTGCGCGGCATGGAACAGCAGCTGTTCTTCAACTTCGCGTACTTCGACGAGGCGCGCGAATTCGGCCAGGGCACCGTGGGCTGGTACATCGTCAAGGTGGACGACCCGGCGCAGGTCGACCGCATCGCGCTGGCGATCGACCGCCTGTTCGCGAATTCGTCCGACGAGACCAAGAGCCAGAGCGAGCGTGACTTCCAGCTCTCCTTCGCCAAGCAGATCGGCGACATCGGGCTCATCGTCACCGCCATCATGGGCGCGGTATTCTTCGCGCTGGTCCTGCTCACCGGCAACACCATGGCGCAGGCGATCCGCGACCGCATCCCCGAACTCGCCGTGCTCAAGACCCTCGGCTTCACCCACCGCCTGATCCTGTCCATCGTGCTGGCCGAGTCGATGCTGCTGCTGGTGCTGGGCGGGGTGGGCGGCCTGGTCACGGCGCGTCTGAGCCTGCCGGTGATCAGCGCCGCGAGCGGCGGTCAGTTCGACCTGCCGATGGCGCCGCAGACCTGGTGGCTGGGGACGGCGCTCGCGCTGCTGATCGGGGTCGTGGTCGGACTGCCGCCCGCGCTGCGCGCGATGCGCCTCAGCATCGTCGACGCCCTGAGCGGCCGCTGA
- a CDS encoding ABC transporter permease → MRAFIRFLQGAGITLAALAAVVLWMSAPLLLLAASPALPAWLLFSRAGRQALAVAASGLSTVPQRLGGTSVIVVGIGGVVAVLVALLSMAAGFEATLSESGSDATAIVLRAGADAEVSSGLERADVTLVAQAPGVARDARNAPLASPEVVVIANIPLRSSGTDANVVVRGVGPGVWGVRPEVRMLAGRRFEPGLRELVVGQGALRQFSGIEPGAEIRLNNQSWRIVGTFASGDAHDSELWGDAETVATAYRRNGFQSVTLRLDGAQGLERLRAALDGDPRLKVDVETTREYYNKQSEQLTRMIRVLGTGVAVIMAIGAVFGAINTMYAAIAARAREIATLRALGFTGVPVVVAVLLESMLLALAGGALGAAIAYALFHGYTVSTLGGNFSQVVFQFQVTPALLLQGMQWALGLGFIGGLLPALRAARIPITAALRES, encoded by the coding sequence ATGCGCGCCTTCATCCGCTTCCTGCAGGGCGCCGGCATCACGCTCGCGGCGCTTGCCGCCGTCGTCCTGTGGATGTCCGCCCCGCTCCTGCTGCTGGCGGCAAGCCCGGCGCTGCCGGCCTGGCTGCTGTTCTCGCGCGCCGGCCGCCAGGCCCTGGCCGTCGCCGCGAGCGGCCTGTCCACCGTGCCGCAGCGCCTCGGCGGCACCTCGGTGATCGTGGTGGGGATCGGTGGCGTGGTCGCGGTGCTGGTCGCGCTGTTGTCGATGGCGGCGGGTTTCGAGGCCACACTGAGCGAATCGGGCAGCGACGCTACCGCAATCGTGCTGCGCGCCGGAGCGGATGCCGAGGTGTCCTCCGGCCTGGAGCGCGCCGACGTTACGCTGGTTGCGCAGGCGCCGGGCGTGGCGCGCGATGCGCGGAACGCGCCGCTCGCCTCGCCCGAGGTGGTGGTGATCGCGAACATCCCGCTGCGTTCCTCCGGCACCGACGCGAACGTGGTGGTGCGCGGCGTCGGCCCCGGCGTCTGGGGGGTGCGCCCCGAGGTCAGGATGCTCGCCGGCCGGCGCTTCGAACCCGGCCTGCGCGAACTCGTGGTCGGGCAGGGCGCGCTGCGCCAGTTCAGCGGGATCGAACCGGGCGCGGAGATCCGCCTCAACAACCAGAGCTGGCGCATCGTCGGGACGTTCGCCTCCGGCGACGCGCACGACTCGGAGCTGTGGGGCGACGCCGAGACCGTCGCCACCGCCTACCGCCGCAACGGCTTCCAGTCGGTGACGCTGCGCCTGGACGGCGCGCAGGGGCTGGAGCGGCTGCGCGCGGCGCTCGACGGCGACCCGCGCCTGAAGGTGGATGTGGAGACCACGCGCGAGTATTACAACAAGCAGTCGGAGCAGCTCACCAGGATGATCCGCGTACTGGGCACCGGGGTGGCCGTCATCATGGCGATCGGCGCGGTGTTCGGAGCGATCAACACCATGTACGCGGCGATCGCCGCGCGCGCGCGGGAGATAGCCACGCTGCGCGCGCTCGGCTTCACCGGCGTGCCGGTGGTGGTCGCGGTGCTGCTGGAGTCGATGCTGCTCGCACTGGCGGGCGGCGCGCTCGGCGCCGCGATCGCCTATGCCCTGTTCCACGGCTACACCGTCTCGACGCTGGGCGGCAACTTCAGCCAGGTGGTGTTCCAGTTCCAGGTGACGCCTGCGCTGCTGCTGCAGGGCATGCAGTGGGCGCTGGGGCTCGGCTTCATCGGCGGCCTGCTGCCCGCGCTGCGCGCCGCACGCATCCCCATCACCGCGGCGCTGCGGGAGTCTTAG
- a CDS encoding methionine adenosyltransferase, with protein MIVVESLSGRTVTEQRVEVVERKGIGHPDTICDSIMETISVALSQAYLREFGAVLHHNIDKGLLAAGQVKKDFGGGRVLRPMELTIGDRATFAAAGRTVPVADIAVECARGWLKHHLRHVDPVRHLDIRVMLAPGSAELTDIFARPGAVRAANDTSAAIGYWPPSPTERAVLDLEHHLNSSAFKTRFPETGEDVKVMGLRQGDALELTVAMPLLAAHIGSEAAYFAHKEAVGAAMEDFARGVEGFSRVTIRHNALDMPGRGQGGVYLSLLGTSAEDADSGQVGRGNRVNGIIALNRPLGAEAVAGKNPVSHVGKIYNVLAHELAREIQENVAGIREAYVLLLSRIGAPVDRPRMAAAQLLLQDGVELEEVRAQVEQRIGQALARMGAFCTELSAGKYPVC; from the coding sequence ATGATCGTCGTCGAATCCCTGTCTGGCCGCACCGTCACCGAGCAGCGCGTCGAGGTGGTCGAGCGCAAGGGGATCGGCCATCCCGACACCATCTGCGACTCCATCATGGAGACGATCTCGGTCGCACTATCGCAGGCCTACCTGCGCGAGTTCGGCGCCGTGCTGCACCACAACATCGACAAGGGCCTGCTCGCCGCCGGGCAGGTCAAGAAGGACTTCGGCGGCGGGCGCGTGCTGCGTCCGATGGAGCTGACCATCGGCGACCGCGCCACCTTTGCCGCGGCCGGCAGGACGGTGCCCGTCGCCGACATCGCCGTGGAGTGCGCGCGCGGCTGGCTGAAGCACCATCTCCGCCACGTAGATCCCGTGCGCCATCTGGACATCCGCGTGATGCTCGCGCCCGGCTCGGCGGAACTTACCGACATCTTCGCGCGCCCCGGCGCCGTGCGCGCCGCCAACGACACCTCGGCCGCGATCGGCTACTGGCCGCCGAGCCCGACCGAGCGCGCGGTGCTCGACCTCGAACACCATCTGAATTCGTCCGCCTTCAAGACGCGCTTCCCCGAGACCGGCGAGGACGTCAAGGTCATGGGCCTGCGCCAGGGCGACGCGCTTGAACTGACCGTCGCCATGCCGCTGCTGGCGGCGCACATCGGCAGCGAGGCGGCGTACTTCGCGCACAAGGAGGCCGTCGGTGCGGCGATGGAGGACTTCGCCCGCGGAGTCGAAGGCTTCAGCCGTGTGACGATCCGGCACAACGCGCTCGACATGCCCGGCCGCGGCCAGGGCGGCGTCTACCTCAGCCTGCTCGGCACCTCCGCCGAGGACGCCGACTCCGGCCAGGTCGGACGCGGCAATCGCGTCAACGGGATCATTGCGCTCAACCGGCCGCTCGGCGCCGAGGCGGTGGCCGGCAAGAACCCGGTCAGCCACGTCGGCAAGATCTACAACGTGCTCGCCCATGAGCTCGCGCGCGAGATCCAGGAAAACGTCGCCGGGATCCGCGAGGCCTACGTGCTGCTGCTGAGCCGGATCGGCGCGCCGGTCGACCGGCCGCGGATGGCGGCGGCGCAACTGCTGCTGCAGGACGGCGTCGAACTCGAAGAGGTGCGCGCGCAGGTCGAGCAGCGCATCGGGCAGGCACTGGCGCGGATGGGCGCCTTCTGCACTGAGCTCAGCGCGGGGAAATATCCGGTGTGCTGA
- a CDS encoding peptidylprolyl isomerase produces MLIEKNKVVTFHYRVNEAGRETLEDSRDGAPLVYLHGHGGMIPGVEEALTGRQAGDHLEVSVPPEKGYGARNEDAVQRISKSHVLNAAKGKAKFEPGMMVQVNTPYGPRSVVVLKVGMTTLDVDANHPLAGRTLEFTLDVVDVRDASEEEITHGHAHGAGGHEH; encoded by the coding sequence ATGCTGATTGAAAAGAACAAGGTGGTCACGTTTCATTACCGGGTGAACGAGGCGGGTCGCGAGACGCTGGAGGATTCGCGCGACGGCGCGCCGCTGGTGTATCTGCACGGCCACGGCGGGATGATCCCGGGGGTCGAGGAGGCGCTGACGGGCCGTCAGGCAGGCGATCATCTGGAGGTGTCAGTGCCGCCGGAAAAGGGTTACGGCGCGCGCAACGAGGACGCGGTGCAGCGGATCTCGAAGAGCCATGTGCTCAATGCCGCCAAGGGCAAGGCGAAGTTCGAGCCCGGCATGATGGTGCAGGTCAACACCCCCTACGGCCCGCGCTCGGTGGTCGTGCTCAAGGTCGGCATGACCACCCTTGACGTCGATGCCAATCATCCCCTCGCCGGACGCACGCTGGAGTTTACCCTCGATGTGGTCGACGTGCGCGACGCCAGCGAGGAAGAGATCACGCACGGACATGCGCACGGGGCGGGCGGGCACGAGCATTGA
- a CDS encoding fumarylacetoacetate hydrolase family protein, with amino-acid sequence MHLVTFIESGAQRIGVLDRVRGEVVDLARAVPELPRDMPGLIARGSMGQAAARTALESGAARLPLDRVRLCAPLLPVRNVFCVGKNYRDHVQEVQAPGASGREAEAVPEAPIFFTKATTSVIGPGDPIPARLDPTQSADYEGELAVVIGRGGRGISRAGALGHVYGYTIVNDVTSRRLQKLHQQWFLGKSLDGFCPLGPALVTVDEVPDPTALRIRTRVNGELRQDEVAGQMIFDIPALIETLSRFVTLVPGDILATGTPAGVGAGFSPPRFLQGGDRVAITIEPIGTLENLVN; translated from the coding sequence ATGCATCTCGTAACCTTCATTGAATCCGGCGCACAGCGCATCGGGGTGCTGGACCGGGTGCGCGGCGAGGTGGTCGATCTGGCGCGGGCGGTGCCGGAGCTGCCGCGAGACATGCCGGGACTGATTGCGCGCGGATCGATGGGCCAGGCCGCGGCGCGCACGGCGCTCGAATCCGGCGCCGCGCGGCTGCCGCTGGACCGCGTGCGGTTGTGCGCGCCGCTGCTGCCCGTGCGCAACGTGTTCTGCGTCGGAAAGAATTACCGCGACCATGTCCAGGAGGTGCAGGCCCCGGGCGCGTCCGGCCGCGAGGCGGAGGCGGTGCCCGAGGCGCCGATCTTTTTCACCAAGGCCACGACCAGCGTGATCGGGCCCGGCGACCCCATCCCGGCCCGCCTCGATCCCACGCAGTCGGCCGACTACGAGGGCGAGCTGGCGGTGGTAATCGGTCGCGGCGGGCGCGGGATTTCGCGCGCCGGGGCCCTTGGCCACGTGTACGGCTACACCATCGTCAACGACGTCACCTCGCGCCGGCTGCAGAAGCTGCACCAGCAGTGGTTCCTCGGCAAGAGCCTCGACGGCTTCTGCCCGCTGGGGCCGGCGCTGGTGACGGTGGATGAGGTCCCCGACCCGACTGCGCTGCGCATCCGTACCCGGGTCAACGGGGAGCTGCGCCAGGACGAGGTGGCGGGGCAGATGATCTTCGATATCCCCGCGCTGATCGAAACCCTGTCGCGTTTCGTCACGCTGGTGCCGGGTGACATCCTCGCCACCGGTACGCCGGCCGGCGTCGGCGCGGGGTTTTCACCGCCGCGTTTCCTGCAGGGCGGCGACCGCGTCGCCATCACCATCGAGCCGATCGGGACGCTGGAGAATCTTGTCAACTGA
- a CDS encoding deoxyribodipyrimidine photo-lyase: MQTVVVWFRTDLRLSDHPALTAALQEADTVIPLYIHAPAEAAPWSPGAASDWWLHHSLAALDADLHARGARLVIARGDSATVLARLCSEHNAHAVHATRLYEPAPAARDRRVTEDLAARGIALLLHAGATLLPPEHMLKSDGTPFRVFTPFWRRLQERCAPQAPLPAPATIPMPADGIASLRLDELGLLPRRDWDRGFYGRWSPGERQAHHRLAEFARTALADYAHGRDLPALAGTSRLSPHLHFGELSPRQAWRELAGGGAAGALETRGTEAWLRELGWREFAQHVLHHFPHTSDAPMDARFERFPWRRDGGALLRAWRRGQTGIPIVDAGMRELWHTGWMHNRVRMLAASLLTKNCLVAWQEGARWFWDTLVDADLASNSLGWQWTAGCGVDAAPWFRIFNPVLQGEKFDPQGDYVRRWVPELAALDTGYIHRPWTAPPAMLAACGITLGDTYPLPIVDLAASRAEALAVYKSMGTDFKSVPIPTP, encoded by the coding sequence GTGCAGACCGTCGTCGTCTGGTTCCGCACCGACCTGCGCCTGTCCGACCACCCCGCACTGACCGCGGCCCTGCAGGAGGCGGATACGGTCATCCCGCTCTATATCCACGCCCCGGCCGAGGCGGCGCCATGGTCGCCCGGCGCGGCCTCCGACTGGTGGCTGCACCACAGCCTTGCGGCGCTCGATGCCGACCTGCACGCACGCGGCGCGCGCCTCGTCATCGCCCGTGGCGACAGCGCGACCGTCCTCGCCAGGCTGTGCTCTGAACACAATGCCCACGCGGTACATGCGACCCGCCTGTACGAACCCGCGCCGGCGGCGCGCGACCGCCGTGTGACCGAAGACCTCGCCGCGCGAGGCATTGCGCTGCTGCTGCACGCCGGGGCGACGCTGCTGCCGCCGGAACACATGCTCAAATCCGACGGCACGCCGTTCAGGGTGTTCACGCCGTTCTGGCGCCGGCTGCAGGAACGCTGCGCCCCGCAGGCACCGCTGCCCGCGCCGGCGACCATACCGATGCCGGCGGACGGCATCGCGTCGCTCCGCCTCGACGAGCTCGGGCTGCTGCCGCGCCGGGACTGGGACCGCGGATTCTACGGGCGCTGGTCCCCGGGCGAACGTCAGGCGCACCACCGGCTGGCGGAGTTCGCGCGGACCGCGCTCGCGGATTATGCGCACGGGCGCGACCTTCCCGCACTGGCCGGCACCTCGCGGCTGTCGCCGCACCTGCATTTCGGCGAGCTGAGCCCGCGCCAGGCCTGGCGGGAGCTCGCCGGCGGCGGCGCCGCGGGCGCCCTCGAGACGCGCGGGACCGAGGCCTGGCTGCGCGAACTCGGCTGGCGCGAATTCGCGCAGCACGTGCTGCACCACTTCCCGCACACCAGCGACGCGCCGATGGACGCGCGCTTCGAGCGCTTCCCGTGGCGCAGGGACGGCGGCGCGCTGCTGCGGGCCTGGCGGCGCGGACAGACCGGCATCCCGATCGTCGACGCCGGCATGCGCGAACTGTGGCATACCGGCTGGATGCACAACCGCGTGCGCATGCTGGCCGCCTCGCTGCTGACCAAGAACTGCCTGGTCGCGTGGCAGGAGGGTGCACGCTGGTTCTGGGACACCCTGGTGGACGCCGATCTCGCCAGCAACAGCCTGGGCTGGCAGTGGACCGCCGGCTGCGGCGTCGATGCCGCGCCCTGGTTCCGTATCTTCAATCCGGTGCTGCAGGGGGAGAAGTTCGACCCGCAGGGAGACTATGTGCGGCGCTGGGTACCCGAGCTCGCCGCGCTCGATACCGGGTATATCCACCGGCCCTGGACTGCACCCCCGGCCATGCTCGCCGCGTGCGGCATCACGCTCGGTGACACCTACCCGCTGCCCATCGTCGATCTCGCCGCGAGCCGCGCTGAGGCATTGGCGGTATACAAGAGCATGGGGACGGATTTCAAATCCGTCCCCATACCTACCCCATAG
- a CDS encoding DUF3592 domain-containing protein has product MFNAYLVIIGLFILGGLATAAWGLRLIARARAVRRWPAADGVIETAEPAGMDDDLLPHIVFSYRVDGKIYRRTLVLPAGELPSPELAAVWLRDYPAGRRITVCYDPQRPDTALLERGRGAGDWLIFAFGTGAALLGVAMLLI; this is encoded by the coding sequence ATGTTCAATGCATACCTGGTCATCATCGGTCTCTTCATTCTCGGCGGTCTCGCCACCGCGGCGTGGGGCCTCCGGCTGATCGCCCGCGCGCGCGCCGTGCGCCGCTGGCCCGCCGCGGACGGCGTCATCGAGACGGCGGAACCCGCCGGCATGGACGACGACCTGCTGCCGCATATTGTATTCAGTTACCGGGTCGACGGGAAAATCTATCGCCGCACGCTTGTACTGCCCGCCGGGGAGCTGCCGAGCCCGGAACTCGCCGCGGTCTGGCTGCGCGACTACCCCGCCGGCCGCCGCATCACGGTCTGCTACGACCCCCAGCGCCCGGACACCGCCCTGCTCGAACGCGGCCGCGGCGCGGGCGACTGGCTCATCTTCGCGTTCGGCACCGGCGCGGCCCTGCTGGGCGTCGCCATGCTGCTGATCTGA
- a CDS encoding DUF615 domain-containing protein produces the protein MNVEKEDADASAGRPNKARQKRETEALRALAQRLIALSPARLAKLPLDDELRGEILAAQDFERGALARQLRYLIGLLRAADTALITRAADQLDQPRHAAARVFHQVEQWRDALVAGDEALLAELLARFPAAERTRLKQLADAARDERAHGKPPRSGRQLFRYLAGLVGES, from the coding sequence ATGAATGTGGAGAAGGAAGATGCCGACGCGTCGGCGGGGCGCCCGAACAAGGCGCGGCAGAAACGCGAGACCGAGGCCCTGCGTGCGCTGGCGCAGCGGCTCATCGCGCTGTCGCCCGCGCGCCTGGCGAAACTGCCGCTCGATGACGAGCTGCGCGGGGAGATCCTGGCGGCGCAGGATTTCGAGCGCGGCGCACTGGCGCGCCAGCTGCGCTATCTGATCGGACTGTTGCGCGCGGCGGACACGGCGCTGATCACGCGCGCGGCAGACCAGCTCGACCAGCCGCGGCACGCGGCGGCGCGTGTGTTCCATCAGGTGGAACAATGGCGCGACGCGCTGGTCGCGGGCGACGAGGCCTTGCTGGCGGAATTGCTCGCGCGCTTTCCGGCGGCGGAACGCACGCGGCTGAAGCAGCTGGCGGACGCCGCGCGCGACGAGCGCGCGCATGGCAAGCCGCCCAGGTCGGGCCGCCAACTGTTCCGGTACCTGGCCGGCCTGGTCGGGGAATCATGA
- a CDS encoding SemiSWEET transporter: protein MNPVELIGTLAGVLTTIAFVPQVVKIWRSGTAEDISLLTFSLYSAGLLLWLLYGIALRSLPLMAANGVTFLLTLSVLALKLSHMRRKRRTLAAAGERPL from the coding sequence ATGAATCCCGTCGAGCTGATCGGCACCCTGGCCGGCGTCCTGACCACCATCGCCTTCGTGCCCCAGGTGGTGAAGATCTGGCGTTCCGGCACGGCGGAAGACATCTCGCTGCTCACGTTTTCCCTCTACAGCGCCGGCCTGCTGCTGTGGCTGCTGTACGGGATCGCGCTGCGCTCGCTGCCGCTCATGGCGGCGAACGGCGTCACCTTCCTGCTGACGCTCTCGGTGCTGGCGTTGAAACTGAGCCACATGCGCAGGAAGCGCCGCACGCTCGCGGCGGCGGGGGAGAGGCCGCTGTGA
- a CDS encoding disulfide bond formation protein DsbA, which produces MSGTESIKLTHFSDLLCIWAYVSQVRVDELKASFGARVQLDYRFIPVFGAVAHRIEKGWQARGGRAGYAAHVQETARLFPHIEVHPRLWLDDAPASSANVHLFLKAVQCLIGAGVIPARAAPGATGRDMFEELAWQLRLAFFRDARNIARREVQFGLAAGLGLPPEPIRAALEDGTAMAELCRDLDLCKELSIGGSPTYVLNEGRQKLYGNVGYKVIAANVQEILQRPEDQASWC; this is translated from the coding sequence ATGAGCGGAACCGAGTCGATCAAGCTGACCCACTTCTCCGACCTGCTGTGCATCTGGGCCTACGTTTCGCAGGTCCGCGTGGACGAGCTGAAGGCGAGCTTCGGCGCGCGGGTCCAGCTCGATTACCGTTTCATCCCGGTGTTCGGCGCCGTTGCGCACCGCATCGAGAAGGGCTGGCAGGCGCGCGGCGGGCGCGCGGGTTATGCCGCGCACGTGCAGGAGACGGCGCGCCTGTTTCCCCATATCGAGGTGCATCCGCGTCTGTGGCTGGACGACGCGCCGGCCTCGTCGGCGAACGTCCACCTGTTCCTTAAGGCGGTGCAGTGCCTGATCGGGGCCGGTGTGATCCCGGCGCGGGCCGCGCCGGGCGCGACCGGGCGTGACATGTTCGAGGAGCTGGCCTGGCAGTTGCGCCTGGCCTTCTTCCGCGATGCGCGCAATATCGCGCGGCGCGAGGTGCAGTTCGGGCTGGCCGCCGGGCTGGGCCTGCCGCCGGAGCCGATCCGGGCGGCGCTGGAGGACGGCACCGCGATGGCGGAACTGTGCCGCGATCTCGATCTGTGCAAGGAGCTGTCCATCGGCGGCAGCCCGACCTATGTGCTGAACGAGGGGCGGCAGAAGCTGTACGGCAATGTCGGCTACAAGGTCATCGCGGCGAACGTGCAGGAGATCCTACAGCGCCCGGAGGACCAGGCGAGCTGGTGCTGA
- the tmpT gene encoding thiopurine S-methyltransferase: MDAGFWHRKWETNDIGFHTGEANPHLVRYFRELSLEPGGRVFLPLCGKTLDIAWLLASGYRVAGAELSRVAIGQLFAGLGVEPEISEAGELSRYSAEGIDIFAGDIFRLSARALGPVDAVYDRAALVALPAEMRGRYAAHLAEITAGAPQLLVCYEYDQALAAGPPFSVHNEEVGRHYRGSYDLTLLASVDVPGGLKGKCAARENIWLLKGQGRVSG, from the coding sequence ATGGATGCGGGATTCTGGCATCGAAAATGGGAAACGAATGACATCGGCTTCCACACAGGCGAGGCCAACCCTCATCTCGTCAGATATTTCAGGGAGCTCTCCCTGGAGCCGGGTGGCCGGGTCTTCCTGCCCTTGTGCGGCAAGACGCTCGACATCGCCTGGTTGCTTGCCAGCGGCTATCGTGTCGCCGGGGCTGAGCTGAGCAGGGTCGCCATCGGGCAATTGTTTGCGGGGCTGGGGGTGGAGCCTGAGATCTCGGAAGCCGGCGAGTTGAGCCGTTACAGCGCGGAAGGCATCGACATCTTCGCCGGCGATATCTTCCGCCTGTCCGCCCGGGCGCTCGGTCCGGTCGATGCGGTTTACGACCGGGCGGCGCTGGTGGCCCTGCCCGCAGAGATGCGCGGGCGCTACGCGGCGCACCTGGCGGAGATCACGGCAGGGGCGCCGCAGCTGCTGGTCTGCTATGAGTATGACCAGGCCCTGGCGGCGGGTCCTCCCTTCTCAGTCCATAACGAAGAAGTGGGCCGGCACTATCGGGGCAGTTACGACCTGACCCTGCTCGCCAGCGTGGACGTTCCCGGCGGGCTGAAGGGAAAATGCGCGGCCAGGGAGAACATCTGGCTGTTGAAAGGCCAGGGCCGGGTCAGCGGCTGA
- a CDS encoding pyrimidine/purine nucleoside phosphorylase: protein MSQFDDVSVVKKANVYFDGRCVSHTVLFRDGSRKSVGVILPGAPLTFNTGAPEVMELTGGRCRVRLPGAADWQAFGAGQSFKVAGNSRFDIEALEPLDYVCHFG from the coding sequence GTGAGCCAGTTCGATGATGTGAGCGTGGTGAAGAAGGCCAATGTGTATTTTGACGGCAGGTGCGTATCGCACACCGTGCTGTTCCGGGACGGCAGCCGCAAGAGCGTCGGCGTGATCCTGCCCGGTGCCCCGCTCACCTTCAACACCGGCGCGCCCGAGGTCATGGAGCTGACCGGCGGCCGCTGCCGCGTGCGCCTGCCCGGTGCGGCGGACTGGCAGGCCTTCGGCGCGGGCCAGTCGTTCAAGGTGGCGGGCAACAGCCGCTTCGACATCGAGGCGCTGGAGCCGCTCGACTACGTGTGCCATTTCGGTTGA